The following proteins come from a genomic window of Sphaerisporangium rubeum:
- the nagA gene encoding N-acetylglucosamine-6-phosphate deacetylase has translation MSTTLTDARVVTPGGVHEGWLTVEDGRLTHIGRGRAPGAGESLGGRHVVPGFVDIHTHGGAGASFPSGDQEQARRAADFQARHGTTTIMASLVTASIADLSRATAALAELCDDGLLAGVHLEGPYIAPSRRGAHDPGLLRHPSPGELSGLLRAGRGHVRMVTVAPELPGGLETVRAAVSEGVIAALGHSDATYDQAREGIEAGCTVATHLYNALPPLHHRDPGPVAALLEDPRVTVELINDGVHAHPAMLRLAVSAAGASRAVLVTDAMAAAGMGDGTYRLGSMDVDVTGGTATLVDGGAIAGSTLTMDTAFRRAVQDVGLTLEQATEMASHTPARILGIDSFTGSITVGHQADLVVLNDDLTVHRVMRRGAWLPAA, from the coding sequence ATGAGCACCACACTCACCGACGCGCGCGTCGTCACCCCCGGCGGCGTCCACGAGGGCTGGCTCACCGTCGAGGACGGCCGCCTCACGCACATCGGACGGGGACGCGCGCCGGGGGCCGGGGAGAGCCTCGGCGGCCGGCACGTCGTCCCCGGTTTCGTCGACATCCACACCCACGGCGGAGCCGGGGCCTCGTTCCCCTCAGGAGACCAGGAGCAGGCGCGGCGCGCGGCGGACTTCCAAGCGCGGCACGGCACCACGACGATTATGGCGAGTCTCGTCACCGCCTCGATCGCCGACCTGTCCCGCGCCACGGCGGCTCTGGCGGAGCTGTGCGACGACGGCCTGCTCGCCGGAGTGCACCTGGAGGGCCCCTACATCGCGCCGTCCCGCCGTGGAGCCCACGACCCCGGTCTGCTGCGCCATCCGTCCCCCGGTGAGCTGTCCGGCCTTCTGAGGGCCGGACGGGGCCATGTCCGCATGGTGACCGTCGCACCTGAGCTTCCCGGCGGCCTCGAAACGGTGCGCGCCGCGGTGTCCGAAGGCGTGATCGCCGCACTCGGCCACAGCGACGCGACGTACGACCAGGCGCGGGAAGGCATCGAGGCCGGCTGCACCGTCGCCACCCACCTGTACAACGCGCTGCCGCCGCTGCACCACCGCGACCCGGGCCCGGTCGCCGCGCTGCTGGAGGACCCCCGCGTCACCGTCGAGCTGATCAACGACGGTGTGCACGCGCACCCCGCGATGCTCCGCCTCGCCGTCTCGGCCGCCGGCGCGTCCCGCGCGGTGCTGGTCACCGACGCCATGGCCGCCGCCGGCATGGGGGACGGCACCTACCGCCTCGGCTCCATGGACGTCGACGTCACCGGCGGCACCGCCACCCTCGTGGACGGCGGCGCCATCGCCGGCAGCACCCTGACCATGGACACCGCCTTCCGCCGCGCCGTACAGGACGTGGGCCTGACCCTGGAGCAGGCCACCGAGATGGCCTCCCACACCCCCGCGCGGATCCTCGGCATCGATTCCTTCACCGGCTCCATCACCGTCGGCCACCAAGCCGACCTGGTCGTCCTCAACGACGATCTGACCGTCCACCGCGTCATGCGCCGCGGCGCCTGGCTGCCGGCGGCCTGA
- a CDS encoding sugar isomerase gives MTTHLATEIASQPECWRRAVELAGAAPLPARGERVAVTGCGTSWFAAQSYAALRERAGHGETDAFAASEFPLGRRYDRVVALTRSGTTTEVLDLLGELRSTRTTVITADPSSPVVRAAGDVIVLDFADERSVVQTRFATTQLALLRAHLGEDLDGAVVAAEHAVTEQVPAELVEAEQFTFLGRGWTCGLAQEAALKLREAARAWTEAYPAMEYRHGPVSVAGPGRVTWMLGTPPAGLAADVARTGAAFVSREADAMAELVRVQRLAEARALALGLDPDRPLHLTRSVILGR, from the coding sequence GTGACCACGCACCTCGCGACCGAGATCGCGTCCCAGCCCGAGTGCTGGCGCCGCGCCGTGGAGCTGGCCGGCGCCGCCCCGTTGCCGGCGCGCGGAGAGCGGGTGGCGGTCACCGGGTGCGGCACCTCGTGGTTCGCCGCGCAGTCCTACGCCGCGCTGCGTGAGCGCGCCGGCCACGGCGAGACCGACGCGTTCGCCGCCTCGGAGTTCCCGCTCGGCCGGCGGTACGACCGGGTGGTGGCCCTCACCCGGTCCGGCACCACCACCGAGGTCCTCGATCTGCTCGGCGAGCTGCGCAGCACACGTACCACCGTGATCACGGCCGACCCGTCGTCCCCCGTGGTCCGCGCGGCCGGGGACGTGATCGTGCTGGACTTCGCCGACGAGCGGTCGGTGGTGCAGACGCGGTTCGCGACCACGCAGCTCGCGCTGCTGCGTGCTCACCTCGGCGAGGATCTCGACGGGGCCGTCGTGGCCGCCGAGCACGCCGTCACCGAGCAGGTCCCCGCCGAGCTGGTGGAGGCCGAGCAGTTCACCTTCCTCGGCCGCGGCTGGACCTGCGGGCTCGCGCAGGAGGCCGCGCTGAAACTGCGCGAGGCCGCGCGGGCCTGGACCGAGGCGTACCCGGCCATGGAGTACCGCCACGGACCCGTCAGCGTGGCCGGGCCCGGCCGGGTCACCTGGATGCTCGGCACCCCGCCGGCGGGGCTCGCCGCCGACGTCGCACGCACCGGGGCCGCCTTCGTGAGCAGGGAGGCCGACGCCATGGCCGAGCTGGTCAGGGTGCAGCGCCTCGCCGAGGCCAGGGCCCTCGCGCTGGGCCTCGACCCCGACCGTCCGCTCCACCTCACCCGATCGGTGATCCTCGGCCGATGA